One Colius striatus isolate bColStr4 chromosome 7, bColStr4.1.hap1, whole genome shotgun sequence DNA segment encodes these proteins:
- the TPH1 gene encoding tryptophan 5-hydroxylase 1 isoform X1, with protein sequence MQPVPRRGGSLEAAPGPREAAAQLNKSNYMMIEDNKENENHASEGGRTAIVFSLKNEIGGLVKALKLFQEKHVNLVHIESRKSKRRNSEFEIFVDCDSNSEQLSEFFQLLKSHVNVVSMNPTEHFNVQEDNMENVPWFPKKISDLDKCANRVLMYGSDLDADHPGFKDNVYRKRRKYFADLAMNYKHGDPIPKIEFTEEEIKTWGTVYRELTKLYPTHACREYLKNLPLLTKYCGYREDNIPQLEDVSRFLKERTGFTIRPVAGYLSPRDFLAGLAFRVFHCTQYVRHSSDPLYTPEPDTCHELLGHVPLLAESSFAQFSQEIGLASLGASDEAVQKLSTCYFFTVEFGLCKQEGQLRVYGAGLLSSISELKHSLSDGAKVKPFDPKVTCKQECLITTFQDVYFVSESFEEAKEKMREFAKTIKRPFGVKYNPYTQSVQILKDTKSIASVVNELRHELDIVSDALSKMGKQLEF encoded by the exons atGCAGCCCGTGCCTCGCCGCGGCGGCTCGCTGGAGGCCGCGCCCGGCCCGCGGGAGGCCGCTGCCCAG CTAAATAAGTCAAATTACATGATGATTGAAGATAACAAAGAGAATGAAAACCATGCATCTGAAGGAGGAAGAACAGCCATCGTTTTTTCCTTGAAGAATGAAATTGGAGGTCTTGTAAAAGCATTAAAACTCTTTCAG GAGAAGCATGTAAATCTGGTACACATTGAGTCACGGAAATCCAAGAGACGGAATTCTGAGTTTGAGATCTTTGTGGACTGTGACAGTAACAGTGAGCAACTGAGTGAGTTCTTCCAGCTCCTAAAATCCCACGTCAATGTTGTCTCTATGAACCCGACGGAGCATTTCAATGTCCAGGAAGACA ACATGGAGAATGTTCCCTGGTTTCCAAAGAAGATCTCAGATTTGGATAAGTGTGCAAACCGAGTCCTGATGTATGGGTCTGATTTGGATGCTGACCATCCA GGTTTCAAAGACAATGTCTATCGCAAGAGACGAAAGTATTTTGCAGACCTGGCTATGAACTACAAACA TGGTGACCCAATTCCTAAGATTGAATTCACTGAGGAGGAGATCAAGACTTGGGGAACTGTGTACCGAGAGCTTACCAAGCTTTACCCAACTCATGCCTGCAGAGAATACCTTAAAAACTTACCCCTGCTCACCAAGTACTGTGGTTACAGGGAAGACAACATCCCCCAGCTGGAAGATGTGTCCCGCTTCCTGAAAG aGCGCACAGGTTTCACCATTCgccctgttgctggatacctgTCGCCCAGAGACTTCTTGGCAGGATTAGCATTCAGAGTTTTTCATTGCACTCAATATGTTAGACACAGCTCGGACCCTCTTTATACACCAGAGCC TGATACCTGTCATGAGCTCCTTGGCCACGTCCCTCTTTTGGCTGAATCCAGTTTTGCCCAGTTCTCCCAGGAAATTGGTCTTGCATCACTTGGGGCATCAGATGAGGCTGTCCAAAAACTGTCAACA tGCTACTTCTTCACTGTAGAGTTTGGCTTGTGCAAGCAAGAGGGACAGCTACGAGTTTATGGGGCTGGCTTGCTCTCTTCGATTAGTGAGCTCAAG CATTCACTCTCTGATGGTGCCAAAGTCAAACCTTTTGATCCAAAGGTCACCTGCAAACAAGAATGCCTCATTACAACTTTCCAAGATGTTTACtttgtttctgaaagttttgaagaagcaaaggaaaagatgag AGAGTTTGCAAAAACCATCAAGCGCCCATTTGGTGTGAAGTACAATCCATATACTCAAAGCGTGCAGATCCTGAAAGACACAAAGAGCATTGCCAGCGTGGTGAATGAGCTACGTCATGAGCTGGACATTGTCAGTGATGCCCTCAGCAAGATGGGCAAGCAGCTGGAATTTTAA
- the TPH1 gene encoding tryptophan 5-hydroxylase 1 isoform X2: MMIEDNKENENHASEGGRTAIVFSLKNEIGGLVKALKLFQEKHVNLVHIESRKSKRRNSEFEIFVDCDSNSEQLSEFFQLLKSHVNVVSMNPTEHFNVQEDNMENVPWFPKKISDLDKCANRVLMYGSDLDADHPGFKDNVYRKRRKYFADLAMNYKHGDPIPKIEFTEEEIKTWGTVYRELTKLYPTHACREYLKNLPLLTKYCGYREDNIPQLEDVSRFLKERTGFTIRPVAGYLSPRDFLAGLAFRVFHCTQYVRHSSDPLYTPEPDTCHELLGHVPLLAESSFAQFSQEIGLASLGASDEAVQKLSTCYFFTVEFGLCKQEGQLRVYGAGLLSSISELKHSLSDGAKVKPFDPKVTCKQECLITTFQDVYFVSESFEEAKEKMREFAKTIKRPFGVKYNPYTQSVQILKDTKSIASVVNELRHELDIVSDALSKMGKQLEF, encoded by the exons ATGATGATTGAAGATAACAAAGAGAATGAAAACCATGCATCTGAAGGAGGAAGAACAGCCATCGTTTTTTCCTTGAAGAATGAAATTGGAGGTCTTGTAAAAGCATTAAAACTCTTTCAG GAGAAGCATGTAAATCTGGTACACATTGAGTCACGGAAATCCAAGAGACGGAATTCTGAGTTTGAGATCTTTGTGGACTGTGACAGTAACAGTGAGCAACTGAGTGAGTTCTTCCAGCTCCTAAAATCCCACGTCAATGTTGTCTCTATGAACCCGACGGAGCATTTCAATGTCCAGGAAGACA ACATGGAGAATGTTCCCTGGTTTCCAAAGAAGATCTCAGATTTGGATAAGTGTGCAAACCGAGTCCTGATGTATGGGTCTGATTTGGATGCTGACCATCCA GGTTTCAAAGACAATGTCTATCGCAAGAGACGAAAGTATTTTGCAGACCTGGCTATGAACTACAAACA TGGTGACCCAATTCCTAAGATTGAATTCACTGAGGAGGAGATCAAGACTTGGGGAACTGTGTACCGAGAGCTTACCAAGCTTTACCCAACTCATGCCTGCAGAGAATACCTTAAAAACTTACCCCTGCTCACCAAGTACTGTGGTTACAGGGAAGACAACATCCCCCAGCTGGAAGATGTGTCCCGCTTCCTGAAAG aGCGCACAGGTTTCACCATTCgccctgttgctggatacctgTCGCCCAGAGACTTCTTGGCAGGATTAGCATTCAGAGTTTTTCATTGCACTCAATATGTTAGACACAGCTCGGACCCTCTTTATACACCAGAGCC TGATACCTGTCATGAGCTCCTTGGCCACGTCCCTCTTTTGGCTGAATCCAGTTTTGCCCAGTTCTCCCAGGAAATTGGTCTTGCATCACTTGGGGCATCAGATGAGGCTGTCCAAAAACTGTCAACA tGCTACTTCTTCACTGTAGAGTTTGGCTTGTGCAAGCAAGAGGGACAGCTACGAGTTTATGGGGCTGGCTTGCTCTCTTCGATTAGTGAGCTCAAG CATTCACTCTCTGATGGTGCCAAAGTCAAACCTTTTGATCCAAAGGTCACCTGCAAACAAGAATGCCTCATTACAACTTTCCAAGATGTTTACtttgtttctgaaagttttgaagaagcaaaggaaaagatgag AGAGTTTGCAAAAACCATCAAGCGCCCATTTGGTGTGAAGTACAATCCATATACTCAAAGCGTGCAGATCCTGAAAGACACAAAGAGCATTGCCAGCGTGGTGAATGAGCTACGTCATGAGCTGGACATTGTCAGTGATGCCCTCAGCAAGATGGGCAAGCAGCTGGAATTTTAA